The nucleotide window tacatacacaaaattaaaaattgcGCCAGTTACAAGGAAGAGAGTGAACTAGACCGAATTATCACTGCTGGTAACATCCCAGTCCACCTTGATTGATCAAAACGTTCAAGTTGAGTAATGTTCAGTGCATTTCAGATGAATACGTACACATTTTTCAACGAACAAACAGGAGGGAAAGTTTCCTAAGGttctctttttaatttttttgtcagcattttttttgtgtgtgaaatgttcattttttttaaagtacagaCATTTGCTTTTGAGTCAAACACCTGTCTTTATTCATTACTACAGCACCATCCAACCCAACACTCAAAACCAGGTCATAAGTTCAGTCTAGTTCACAAATCCTTCCGTGCACTGGCCATCAAAAATGGGCGTCcagtagcattacatcactttctgTGTTGAAAAACACCAGCTCCTGGAGCCCCGAGCTTCTTTTCCTAATGCTCATTAATAAGCTGCAGAGTTAACATTGAATATCAAGAAGCTTTTTAGATTTTACATACTAGCTGGTTCAGTGCAGATGGTTGTTTTAAGGTGTGGGGTTAAACAGGGAAAGAGTGGAAGGATAGGGGCGGGGCTTAGTGTAAGGGGAGGCGGCTAAAGATAGAAGGATGGTAAACATGGTAACGAGGGATCGGAGAGGAGGATCATTCTGCTTTACAGCGCTTCATCGCTCCTGGGAGTTTCTCTTGTAGCCTGAaggagaaaaaacaaaaaacaaaacaaaaacgccCATTAGGTGGCAACGTTACTATGTGGCATCAAGGTCTCACTAATTGGCAGCCATTTCCAAGCCTCAGTTCTTTAGAGATAAATAGCACAGCATGCAcagatgatataaactctctctACTCAAAGCATACTCACTTGGCAATTGTAGTGTTGACTTGAGTGCGTGCAATGTCAATGTAACGGTCAATCTGGGTCTGTGAAAAGAGCAAAGAGAGCTTGTAAAAACAATGATTTTAATACCACTGTGCtttgaaatgtaaataaatattcatttcaATAAATCATAGCCTTCTGAAGTTTAATACTCAGATTTGGTTGTATTGCGATTACCGATTTTGTCCTCAAATACAAGACCTCATGAAACTAATGATACTTTTCTTGTACCATTTAAGATATTTAAAGGAAAAGTCCAAGAtgacatgtctttctttcttcagtcgcaaagaaattgttttttgagaaaaacatttcaggatttttctccatatagtggacttctatggtgccctgagtttgaacttccaaaatgccttttttaacctaaaatgctcatcttctcttgctctgcctgaactcaagACAGTTTTCAAGACAGTTAGgcaatgttgaaaaactcccttctcattttctccctcaacttcaaaatcgtcctacatcgctgttacCTTTctattaccttttttgttaagggtgtttgatcttatttgcatgttcactttgcaaacactgggtcggtacttctgcagtgaatCTAGGATGACTTTGAcatgaagttgagggagaaaatgagatgggagttttttgacataccctaactgtcttaacccgggggaaaaaaaaaaaaacagttcaggcagagtaagacaagacgagcacttgaggttaaaaagtaaataaactgtaataattttaataaaaaacgattgtttcactaaataagacccttcttcctcaggtgggattgtttacaactacATCTGGGatttgtttgaagctgcatttaaactgcattttggaagttcaaactcggggcaccatagaagtccactatatggagaaaaatcctgaaaagttttcctcaaaaaacataagttctttacggctgaagaaagtaagacatgaacatcttggaagacaaaggggtgagtaaatcatctgtaaatttttcttctggaagtgaactttttatggccttacattTGATCAAACTGAATTTATGACTTTTTAAGGACCTGAAAGGACTCTATAACTATTGCAGTAACTTTTGTTCATATAAATGTTTTGCTGAAAACAGTGTGAATCGTCACAAATTATGTGTCATGTCAATGTATAGTTTGTTATCattaaacatttttgttacttaaaacaaaataaatgtagaaaatgtaaacttattttatttcagccggTTGCCAagaacatacagtcaaaccaaaatttattcagacaccttcaacatttctcacattatcaaagTTTCTTCTCTATAGTTAGTATATAGTAGagaatggtaataaaatatgacaagaactattaggtaaactgtgtcagaacaaattcatcttaatacatgtcagataactttgatgtaAGGAAgaagaaaggtatgtaatggatgaCAATCAACccaaaattcagacaactgtaaGTATGAcgatatttacacaactatcaatactttgttgaacaattaccaagcaatgcttaattttgttcagtctgtgctgtaaaaaggtcacattagcaattaaagaaaaaaaaactttaacaaaaCGTGGTCAGGTCAACGTGACCAAatcatttttggtcccaaatttataTGAATTTTACTGGTAGCCCATATTCGGTATAGAATGTcagagtttactttattttgctatcctcacttacataaattaactttagtgtcctgcacccactagtaaaaaaatataaaaaaattatatctggtgtctgaatagttGTTGGTTTGATTGTAcattttttctatattaatatgtactaaaataactaaaagtgagataaaataaataaaaactatagatatatttaaaaaaaagaataaagtgACAAAACAAACCtaactaaaactaactaaaatgagaaagaaaatgtaaacaaatgtATAATGTCGAAATATGAATACAACTATAATAGAAAGTCATggctttaaaggtcccatattgtcaaaatcgaaatttcctggcttttttcatgataactgaggtctaggggctatgtaactaccatatgagtttcaaaacagtcaatccacagtaaactgcacacagcctgcttaaagtagctgttcattttcacgagccgctgtgacttccgtaacgatgtgacgtccgatctactcagtcaccgccttcagtcaccaccccgaacaccaaccaccgtcccaccctccttttgtcaaacccagacaacatcgcgtccataacattgctaagcaacaacaacacgaaaacaagtcgagaaaaccctgttcagtcgatagatgtcgaaactacatcattgcacaggcttcagaacaacgtgaatataagagaccagtggcacgtcaacttcagcctctttcacacagcgattccggtaaatacacggataatgtttcccatgatttgttccggagttgtttgatttggttcattcacagttgttttccggaatctgtgggtgctttacacacaacccataaagacgtgacgtttggatgtgagatgtaatgcgacgcgtacgtttcactaaactgaaactaacctgaacaaactgtgcttcagcgctgatagtgaggagctggctctgcccgatcgccgcttcattccactttgcacgtatttttttgtcgtgaagagtcgcatgataacgtgcatcatcactacaacactgcctttatggttctggcttttgttcacacagcgctcgttcccgtaattttccagaatcagcgcgcattgtgaaaggggctttactgaagcaacagttatgtagcttactgcattcggtgtttgaaaaagaaaaaacattaatgatcattctgaaatatcctgttgagtatcagcaggctaggctctctctatggctctgggctcggctaaagcatacatgaccgtagttacctgtggttggcctggctgtgcgtcactcagaaaacgacaggccaatcagaagagagcctcatgaatattaattagatgggccaaaatcgacctgtttttgacagagctcctaaaaaaggagctgtaaaaatatattgagatggattttggcacttataccacaaatatatattcttaaggacatcaacaactaaaataaacctccagaaatgtgtacaatatgggacctttaattttCTCACTGTGAAGATATTAAAAACTGGGTTACTGCAGTTTTGAGGTCAGTGCATAGTGCTCTGCACCATGGAAGTTAaagagacagttttttttttttgtggcaccATTATGGATGCGTCATTACTGCCTtacattatcttcattagtgctGTATGTAATTCGGGAAAAGGTCAGAAGAAAAAACTGCAACCAGGCACTCATTAACAATCACTGTTACATAAGAATTTAAGACTTGACAAATGCTTTAACTAAAGATTATGACAAGTAAGAGCTTACATAAGACCCCTCTGGAGTAATAATCATACATACTGATTACTGTTCGCTCTGAGTGGGCCGCCCGCTCTCAAACACTAACTGCATCTGAGCATGTGTCATCCATTATAAGACGCTCTTTTTAAAATGCAGCACTGTGTaagtgcattttaaaatcttgtacTTGTTCTGAATGTAGTGAAACTATTTTCTTTTTACAAGTTTCCtctgtcattaaaaaaaatcatgagtAACAAGAGCAACCTGTAATACTAGTTAATGATGATCGGAGTTAATTGCTAATACACGAAGGCACATAAATACAATGTTTGCTTTTCTATTCCTCACATCGATTAGGTAGAGCTAAATTAGATACGAtggaaaatgttttattattaatgcATTACTGTTTTGTtacaaaggtttgggatcagtatgattttctttaaagaaaataatatttttattcgacagggatgcattaaatttattaaaagtgaaCGTAAAGACATGTATAAAGAACTCTGAAAAAATATACTGCAGTTTACAAAAAGAACATCgagcattgataataagaaatgttcctTAATGCAGCAAATCAgtgtattaaaatgatttttgaaggaccatgtgacactgaagactggagtaatgatgctgagaattcagctttttttaaacatattgaATAATACTTTACAgtagtactgtttttactgtatttttgatcaaataaataaagcctGGGCCAGcatatgagattaaaaaaaaaaaaactttaaaaatcttaccgaccaTGTACTtggaaagtattattattataatttttattgtcACTTATTTGGACCCccacaataaatgtttttttagagaACACAATGCATAGTTTGCAACTGAAAGATATAGATCTAACCTTGTTTTTCTCATAGATGGGCGGTACACTGAAGAGCAGGATGTCGGCTGGAAAAGGAAACACCCAGTATGAGTCGATTGCAATCATTCTTAAACTGTGTGGATTCATTCTCATTTGCTCAGCCTAAGACTATATATGAAGCAATTATGCTCCTCTCAAATTAAAAATATCCCTCAAATTGAAGTGTGATGCTAAAAGTGGCACATTCGGCCTACCGAGGATGAGGATAGTGATGCCATTGAAGACTGCTCCAACATACGTCAGCAGCCACATAACCACAGCCAGCTGAAAGCAGAAGGTAATGTGGGTCAAAAGAACAGAAATCACTATAAACTTATACTTTATGCTTAAATCATAAATTTTTAGTACGCACAGACTACAGAGGAAGTCATATACGTTTTGAACAACAAGTAAATACATtctgaaaaaaatacatatatatttttaatgaactaGCTCTTTAAATCATAGCATTTATAATTGCTGCTACTGACCTTGAGAGAATCCACCAGATCCTCGACCAGAAAGAGGCGGCTCATCTGCTTGAGCGCACGGTTGACGTGAGTGAGACAGCCGTCCACGTGCTTGCGGAAGGTCTCAGGGGGCACGGTGACATCTTTCTCCATCAGAGCCCTGTCACAGGCACATGGGTCAACTTAATTAGCCCTGCCACCACGTACCCACACACCTCTGAGCACACCACTGTACTCAAAACCAACACTTGCTAACACCGAGCATGACATTCAAGTGCCAAACTGATCTATAATGTTAAAGATTTTTAAACTACTTTCTCCTAATCCTGCTTAATAAGCACAGGCAACAATTTATAATACCaattaaatatacagttgaagaacgcaatgcattaggagctggggagggtgaaaacttttgaacataattttttcatttagtaatgccctttagaagctacaggagatacttacatgtttcccagaagacaaagtaagttaaattgaccctgattttcaaattcatgaagttttcacccccttaatggctcttaatgcatcgtgtttccttctgaagcatccgtgagcgtttgaaccttctgtaatagttgcatagtccctcagttgtcctcagtgtgaaaacatggatctcaaaatcatacagtgattgtgggttcaaatacacacaaatgttgaaaaaccaaacaatttgtgggactctaaaggatttttttgaagaacagcgggcaggttaactgttcaggacaaaaaagggacacatgaacaactaccacaaaACGAAAaacatcattcaggtaacaacacagtattaagaagtgtatgcaaacttttgaacagggt belongs to Garra rufa chromosome 3, GarRuf1.0, whole genome shotgun sequence and includes:
- the rtn3 gene encoding reticulon-3 isoform X3; this translates as MADPMTQSSQISSSQGLNDGHSASSKDSKFSVNDLVHWRDPKKSGVVFGVSLLLLLSLAAFSVISVVSYLLLALLCVTISFRIYKSVIQAVQKSNDGHPFKALMEKDVTVPPETFRKHVDGCLTHVNRALKQMSRLFLVEDLVDSLKLAVVMWLLTYVGAVFNGITILILADILLFSVPPIYEKNKTQIDRYIDIARTQVNTTIAKLQEKLPGAMKRCKAE
- the rtn3 gene encoding reticulon-3 isoform X2 translates to MADPMTQSSQISSSQGLNDGHSASSKDSKFSDSFFSSPVSLIQSPQVNDLVHWRDPKKSGVVFGVSLLLLLSLAAFSVISVVSYLLLALLCVTISFRIYKSVIQAVQKSNDGHPFKALMEKDVTVPPETFRKHVDGCLTHVNRALKQMSRLFLVEDLVDSLKLAVVMWLLTYVGAVFNGITILILADILLFSVPPIYEKNKTQIDRYIDIARTQVNTTIAKLQEKLPGAMKRCKAE